In Pseudomonas fluorescens, a genomic segment contains:
- a CDS encoding 3-deoxy-7-phosphoheptulonate synthase encodes MNSSVAALPLSALNSALTSANEALTQRLPSALELKHQLPLSPFLDQQIHAHRQAVRAILNGDDSRLLVIVGPCSIHDPKSAMEYARNLKRLALDVSDQMLLVIRAYVEKPRTTIGWKGLAYDPHLDGSDDMAAGLTLSRELMREMLRLGLPVATELLQPMAAGYFDDLLSWVAIGARTTESQIHREMASGLGLPVGFKNGTDGGVAIACDAMRSASHPHRHFGVDSQGHPAIIQTSGNPDTHLVLRGGHRGPNYDAQSVAQVKLDLAKAKVAARIMVDCSHANSGKDPLRQPAVFNDVLEQRLQGDTALIGMMLESHLFEGCQPLSASMNYGVSVTDGCLGWDSTEQLLRNAAERLREHRAAH; translated from the coding sequence ATGAACTCCTCCGTCGCCGCTCTGCCCCTCTCTGCCCTGAACAGCGCCTTGACCAGCGCCAATGAAGCCCTGACCCAGCGCTTGCCCAGCGCGCTTGAGCTCAAGCACCAGTTGCCCCTCAGCCCGTTCCTCGACCAGCAGATCCACGCCCATCGCCAAGCCGTGCGTGCCATCCTCAATGGCGACGACTCTCGCTTGCTGGTGATTGTCGGCCCCTGCTCGATCCACGACCCGAAATCGGCCATGGAATACGCGCGCAACCTGAAGAGGCTGGCCCTGGATGTCAGCGACCAGATGCTGCTGGTGATCCGCGCCTACGTCGAAAAACCGCGCACCACTATCGGCTGGAAAGGCCTGGCCTACGATCCCCACCTGGATGGCAGCGACGACATGGCCGCGGGCCTGACCCTGTCCCGCGAGCTGATGCGCGAAATGCTGCGCCTGGGCCTGCCGGTTGCCACCGAGCTGCTGCAACCCATGGCCGCCGGCTACTTCGACGACCTGCTCAGTTGGGTCGCCATTGGCGCGCGCACCACCGAATCGCAGATCCACCGCGAAATGGCCAGCGGCCTGGGCCTGCCCGTGGGCTTCAAGAACGGTACCGACGGCGGCGTCGCGATTGCCTGTGACGCGATGCGCTCGGCCTCCCACCCGCATCGACACTTCGGCGTCGACAGCCAGGGCCACCCGGCGATCATCCAGACCTCGGGCAACCCCGACACCCATCTGGTGCTGCGCGGCGGTCACCGTGGGCCGAATTACGACGCGCAGAGTGTGGCCCAGGTGAAACTCGACCTGGCCAAGGCCAAGGTGGCCGCGCGGATCATGGTCGATTGCAGCCATGCCAACAGCGGCAAAGACCCGCTGCGTCAGCCGGCGGTGTTCAATGACGTGCTGGAGCAACGCCTGCAAGGGGATACCGCGCTGATCGGCATGATGCTGGAAAGTCATCTGTTCGAAGGCTGCCAACCGTTGAGCGCATCGATGAACTATGGCGTGTCGGTGACCGATGGTTGCCTGGGGTGGGATAGCACCGAGCAGTTGCTGCGCAATGCGGCAGAGCGTTTGCGGGAACACCGCGCAGCCCACTGA
- a CDS encoding DUF2891 domain-containing protein, which translates to MKFTLNTKPLSLMNNLQFVHIVSATLRHVRQEFPYSQNRVFESAEDLQKPSSVHPIFYGSFDWHSCVHSHWLLLRALERAPQDPQAQQIEQHFNSHFTGPKVEAELDFFRRPAQAGFERPYGWVWLLKLAAQLKESTLPQAPQWLANLEPLAELIASRLKSYLPKLVYPIRSGQHNNTAFALLLALDYAQAFNHIEFDRLLQGLALSYFQDAVACPDLEPGGEDFLSPTWQQALLMQRVLAPEAFRQWFSKYLPAPSFSATGSLFIPVQVSDRTDGRLAHLDGLNLSRAWCMTRISQGFAAGSDERRRLTESAAMHLQASSDHLHDHYMGEHWLATFLFLALDA; encoded by the coding sequence GTGAAATTCACCTTAAATACGAAGCCGTTATCTTTAATGAACAATCTCCAATTCGTACATATCGTTTCAGCGACTCTGCGACACGTGCGCCAGGAGTTTCCGTACTCCCAAAACCGCGTGTTCGAGTCTGCCGAAGACCTGCAAAAACCAAGTAGTGTGCACCCGATTTTCTATGGCAGTTTCGACTGGCATTCCTGTGTCCATAGTCACTGGCTTCTGCTTCGTGCCTTGGAGCGAGCGCCACAAGATCCGCAGGCGCAGCAGATTGAGCAGCACTTCAACAGCCACTTCACGGGACCGAAGGTAGAGGCTGAGCTAGACTTCTTTCGTCGACCGGCCCAGGCCGGTTTTGAGCGCCCTTATGGATGGGTCTGGTTGCTCAAGCTCGCCGCCCAGCTCAAAGAATCGACCTTGCCACAAGCGCCGCAGTGGCTTGCGAACTTGGAGCCTCTGGCCGAGTTGATAGCCTCACGACTAAAGAGCTATTTGCCAAAACTTGTTTACCCGATTCGCTCCGGACAACACAACAACACCGCCTTCGCGCTCTTGCTTGCGCTCGACTATGCGCAGGCCTTCAACCACATTGAGTTTGACCGGTTACTACAGGGACTGGCCCTCTCATACTTCCAGGATGCTGTCGCTTGCCCAGACCTTGAGCCGGGCGGTGAGGATTTTCTATCTCCCACCTGGCAGCAGGCCCTGCTGATGCAACGGGTTCTGGCACCGGAAGCGTTCCGTCAGTGGTTCTCGAAATATCTACCCGCTCCGAGCTTTTCTGCGACCGGCAGTCTTTTCATCCCTGTCCAGGTCAGTGACCGCACTGATGGTCGCCTGGCCCATCTGGACGGGCTGAATCTCAGTCGCGCCTGGTGTATGACCCGTATCTCCCAAGGCTTTGCTGCCGGCAGCGATGAGCGTCGCCGACTGACCGAGTCGGCGGCGATGCATCTGCAGGCAAGCAGCGACCACCTGCATGACCATTACATGGGCGAGCACTGGCTCGCCACCTTTCTATTTTTGGCGCTTGATGCCTGA
- a CDS encoding DNA-binding protein, protein MPGIRTAAQAKAWLEHQGKSVQAFAREHGVDPATTYQVLAGRKKGRRGEAHKVAVLLGMKEGIILDEPEVQHSDREVVS, encoded by the coding sequence ATGCCCGGAATCCGCACCGCTGCACAAGCCAAGGCTTGGCTTGAACACCAAGGTAAATCAGTTCAAGCATTCGCCCGGGAACACGGCGTGGACCCGGCAACCACGTATCAAGTGCTCGCTGGGCGCAAAAAGGGACGGCGTGGAGAGGCCCACAAGGTGGCAGTGCTGCTGGGCATGAAAGAAGGGATTATCCTGGATGAACCTGAAGTCCAGCACAGCGATAGAGAAGTAGTTTCCTGA
- a CDS encoding helix-turn-helix domain-containing protein, translating to MSGIGSRLRQERERLGLSQKVFGEIGGVEANAQGKYENGGRAPKADYLSRVAARGVDILYVLTGTPTPTQLDNLSHLEEKVLGNYRAMFKEDQDAIRRLTSTLAELSSIVNDKLKPLP from the coding sequence ATGAGTGGAATCGGTTCGCGTTTAAGGCAAGAAAGAGAGCGGCTTGGCCTGTCGCAAAAAGTTTTTGGTGAGATAGGAGGCGTAGAGGCCAACGCCCAAGGCAAGTATGAAAACGGAGGGCGCGCACCGAAAGCGGATTACTTGTCGCGCGTGGCAGCGAGAGGTGTGGACATCCTGTACGTGTTGACGGGCACTCCTACTCCGACGCAACTGGATAACCTGAGTCATCTCGAAGAAAAAGTCCTGGGCAACTACCGGGCAATGTTCAAGGAGGACCAGGATGCGATCCGGCGCTTGACCTCAACCTTGGCCGAGCTTTCATCGATAGTGAACGATAAACTCAAGCCGCTGCCCTAG
- a CDS encoding NAD(P)H-dependent oxidoreductase, whose product MKVLIVHAHPEPQSFTAALRDQAIATLQGLGHAVQVSDLYAMNWNPVVSASDFSTRENPDYLVYALEQRLGVKKQSIAADIQGELDKLLWADLLILNFPIFWFSAPAMLKGWIDRVLVSGVCYGGKRFYYQGGLAGKRALVTVTLGGREHMFGEGAIHGPLEEMLRPILRGTLAYVGFEVLAPFVAWHVPYISTEARQDFLMGYEQRLQGLADEQPLVFPKLEQFDEALHPLS is encoded by the coding sequence ATGAAAGTTTTGATTGTGCATGCCCATCCGGAGCCGCAGTCGTTTACCGCCGCGCTGCGCGACCAGGCCATCGCCACGCTGCAAGGACTGGGGCATGCGGTGCAGGTCAGCGATTTGTATGCCATGAACTGGAACCCGGTGGTATCGGCGTCGGATTTTTCCACCCGAGAGAATCCCGACTACCTGGTGTACGCCCTGGAGCAGCGCCTGGGGGTGAAAAAGCAGTCGATAGCGGCGGATATCCAGGGTGAGCTGGATAAGTTGCTGTGGGCTGATCTGTTGATCCTTAATTTTCCGATCTTCTGGTTCTCGGCACCGGCGATGCTCAAGGGGTGGATCGACCGGGTGCTGGTGTCGGGGGTGTGTTACGGCGGTAAGCGCTTTTACTATCAGGGTGGGCTGGCGGGCAAGCGGGCGCTGGTCACGGTAACCTTGGGTGGGCGCGAGCATATGTTCGGCGAGGGGGCGATCCATGGTCCGTTGGAGGAGATGTTGCGCCCGATTCTGCGCGGGACGCTGGCGTATGTGGGGTTTGAGGTGCTGGCGCCGTTTGTGGCATGGCATGTGCCGTATATCAGCACCGAAGCGCGGCAGGATTTTCTGATGGGGTACGAGCAGCGGCTGCAAGGGCTGGCGGATGAGCAGCCCCTGGTGTTCCCGAAACTTGAGCAGTTCGACGAAGCGCTGCACCCCCTGTCCTGA
- the uvrY gene encoding response regulator transcription factor GacA translates to MIRVLVVDDHDLVRTGITRMLADIDGLQVVGQAESGEESLIKARELKPDVVLMDVKMPGIGGLGATTKLLRSHPDIKVVVVTVCEEDPFPTRLLQAGAAGYLTKGAGLAEMVQAIRLVFAGQRYISPQIAQQLAIKSFQPTSDSPFDALSEREIQIALMIVGCQKVQTISDKLCLSPKTVNTYRYRIFEKLAISSDVELTLLAVRHGMVDASA, encoded by the coding sequence TTGATTAGGGTGCTAGTAGTCGATGACCATGATCTCGTTCGTACAGGCATTACACGAATGCTGGCTGACATCGATGGCCTGCAAGTAGTCGGCCAGGCTGAATCGGGGGAGGAGTCCCTGATCAAGGCTCGGGAATTGAAGCCGGATGTGGTGTTGATGGACGTGAAGATGCCTGGGATTGGCGGTCTTGGCGCCACCACCAAGTTGTTGCGCAGTCACCCGGACATCAAGGTCGTAGTGGTGACCGTATGTGAGGAAGACCCGTTTCCGACCCGCCTCTTGCAGGCAGGGGCGGCGGGTTACCTGACCAAGGGTGCGGGCCTGGCAGAGATGGTGCAAGCCATTCGCCTGGTGTTTGCAGGCCAGCGTTATATCAGCCCACAGATTGCCCAGCAGTTGGCCATCAAATCTTTCCAGCCCACCAGCGACTCGCCATTCGATGCGCTGTCCGAGCGGGAAATCCAGATCGCCTTGATGATTGTCGGTTGCCAGAAAGTACAGACAATCTCCGACAAGCTGTGCTTGTCGCCCAAGACCGTCAATACCTACCGCTATCGGATTTTCGAGAAGCTCGCCATCAGCAGTGATGTTGAATTGACCCTGCTCGCGGTCCGCCACGGCATGGTGGACGCCAGCGCCTGA
- a CDS encoding enoyl-CoA hydratase-related protein yields the protein MSLVNYRREGSLALLQLNNPPFNAFSEALLDDFARCLALYEQDGEARLAVVHGQGADFSIGALAHELGVVYNSDAARPLVDAVEACAKPLIALMHGRVLGAGLELALACHWRLATATARIGVPEIHIGLPPGAGATQRLPRLIGIEPAVKMLVEGTLITAAQARDLKLVDKVLEEDWAGHFKDIVDWAATLGAPLQTRNRSHLLAQTPENFFSEFRATQPAEFFSYKGKAAVLQAVEAIDPDDFDKGYELEERLYLEVEQSGQKMALMNSFLHDEAAAWRTTPRPDEHAPPLRAVTLSAAQLPLGCKLSVDGVQINWIKPNAMRSETLSALEATDVWLDCTEGPQADRLEALASYCAAMKPGAVIVYAIREGESVDLTQLPEQIQGHALLPAFIYGTGPKTLLQFWIRESNQPQHVQLAVRGARAIGLACVHSPGQRLLGQEMRTGWAADLDNLLVGGVSLESITRVCRSFGLSLTAMQWSPLGSRPITELDCPLDDEGVLQAILCSIANQGCRQLSAGLAMNPEDIDMLITRGYGYPPHQSGPMARWSQGVVSLHDNLAKLQAQFGESWEPAPMLKRLAKELRRA from the coding sequence ATGTCTCTGGTCAACTATCGGCGGGAAGGTTCACTCGCGCTGCTGCAACTGAATAATCCGCCTTTCAACGCCTTCAGCGAAGCGCTGCTGGATGATTTCGCTCGCTGCCTGGCGCTTTACGAGCAGGACGGCGAAGCGCGACTGGCTGTCGTCCATGGGCAAGGTGCGGATTTCTCGATCGGGGCCTTAGCGCACGAGTTGGGCGTGGTGTACAACAGCGACGCAGCACGGCCTCTGGTGGACGCGGTGGAGGCTTGCGCGAAGCCGCTCATAGCCCTGATGCACGGTCGCGTACTAGGGGCGGGGTTGGAGCTTGCGCTGGCGTGCCATTGGCGCCTGGCAACCGCGACCGCCCGTATCGGGGTCCCGGAAATCCACATAGGCCTACCACCGGGGGCTGGCGCCACGCAACGCTTGCCACGGCTGATCGGGATTGAGCCAGCCGTGAAAATGCTGGTGGAAGGTACGCTCATCACGGCCGCACAGGCACGAGACCTGAAGCTGGTTGATAAGGTCCTGGAAGAGGATTGGGCGGGCCATTTCAAAGATATCGTGGACTGGGCGGCGACGCTCGGAGCGCCTCTACAAACCCGCAATCGAAGTCACCTACTCGCGCAAACACCGGAAAACTTCTTCAGCGAATTCCGGGCCACCCAGCCCGCAGAGTTTTTTTCTTACAAAGGCAAGGCTGCCGTATTGCAGGCGGTGGAAGCCATCGACCCGGATGACTTTGATAAGGGTTATGAGTTGGAGGAACGCCTTTATTTAGAGGTCGAGCAATCCGGACAAAAGATGGCCTTGATGAACAGCTTTTTGCACGATGAGGCCGCTGCTTGGCGTACGACACCACGGCCCGACGAGCATGCTCCGCCACTAAGGGCGGTGACGTTATCCGCAGCGCAGCTTCCTCTCGGCTGTAAGCTGAGCGTCGATGGCGTGCAGATTAATTGGATCAAGCCTAATGCAATGCGATCCGAGACACTGTCCGCGTTGGAAGCTACAGACGTATGGTTGGACTGTACCGAGGGACCACAGGCAGATCGGTTGGAGGCCCTCGCCAGCTATTGCGCGGCGATGAAACCGGGCGCGGTTATTGTTTATGCGATTCGCGAAGGGGAAAGCGTTGACTTGACTCAGCTCCCCGAGCAGATACAGGGGCATGCTTTGCTGCCTGCTTTTATCTACGGCACAGGACCCAAGACACTCCTACAGTTCTGGATTCGCGAGTCGAATCAACCCCAGCACGTTCAGTTGGCAGTGCGAGGTGCACGAGCCATAGGGCTGGCGTGTGTGCATTCACCTGGCCAGCGGCTATTAGGGCAAGAAATGAGGACTGGTTGGGCGGCGGACCTCGATAACCTCCTGGTCGGTGGTGTAAGCCTGGAATCCATTACGCGAGTGTGCCGAAGTTTCGGTCTATCGCTGACGGCCATGCAATGGTCGCCGCTTGGCTCCCGCCCGATCACCGAGCTCGATTGCCCGCTCGACGATGAAGGTGTGCTCCAGGCGATTCTCTGTTCCATTGCCAATCAGGGCTGTCGCCAGCTAAGTGCAGGACTGGCGATGAATCCTGAGGATATCGACATGCTGATAACCCGCGGCTATGGCTACCCACCGCACCAGTCTGGCCCCATGGCGCGCTGGTCCCAAGGCGTGGTGTCGCTGCACGACAACCTGGCGAAGTTGCAGGCGCAGTTTGGTGAAAGCTGGGAACCAGCGCCCATGCTTAAACGTTTGGCTAAGGAATTACGGCGCGCGTAG
- a CDS encoding GNAT family N-acetyltransferase — MTFHLREATDQDRLFARTLTREAMNRYYEQFGFIWSNEGFDTAWAGRESWLICRDNAVIGFISLSRDDEALFIRELHLVEAFRGQGAGSWVLEQMVLKTRALGLRLLRLTVFKTNPARLLYLRHGLNVVRDEECFWQMERLCQTLD, encoded by the coding sequence ATGACATTCCACTTGCGCGAGGCGACGGATCAGGACCGGCTGTTTGCACGTACGCTCACCCGTGAAGCGATGAATCGTTACTACGAGCAATTCGGTTTCATCTGGTCCAATGAAGGCTTCGATACAGCCTGGGCGGGACGAGAAAGCTGGTTGATCTGTCGCGACAATGCCGTGATAGGTTTTATCAGCCTGAGCCGGGACGATGAGGCGCTGTTCATCCGCGAGTTACACCTGGTCGAGGCGTTTCGCGGGCAAGGCGCGGGCAGTTGGGTGTTGGAGCAGATGGTCCTCAAGACTCGCGCGTTGGGTTTGAGGCTGCTGCGTCTGACGGTGTTCAAGACCAATCCTGCCAGGTTGCTTTATCTCCGGCACGGATTGAATGTCGTCCGGGATGAAGAGTGCTTCTGGCAAATGGAGCGTCTTTGTCAGACTCTCGACTAA
- a CDS encoding carbon-nitrogen hydrolase family protein, which translates to MTALTLAAAQTTSIAGDVPANLQRHLAFMRAAAGHGVQLLVFPELSLTGYEPSLADELAIATEDARLAPLREMARELRLTAVVGMPIRLAPGTGVLIGALVLGADGSLGVYTKQHLHPGEEVAFIAGQGGAALAWGDDRIALAVCADFSHSSHPRNAAQSGANVYAAGVLISEAGYAADTTLLQGYAAEHRMLVVMANHGGPTGGWTSAGQSAIWAADGLVAAASGTGEALVIARREAGRWTGRQVAI; encoded by the coding sequence ATGACTGCCTTGACCCTTGCAGCAGCCCAAACAACTTCCATCGCGGGCGATGTGCCGGCCAATCTTCAGCGGCACCTGGCGTTCATGCGGGCGGCAGCCGGCCATGGCGTGCAATTGCTGGTGTTCCCAGAGCTGTCATTGACCGGGTATGAACCGTCCCTGGCGGATGAATTGGCCATAGCGACTGAAGACGCACGGCTGGCGCCCCTGCGGGAAATGGCGCGAGAGCTGCGGTTGACGGCGGTGGTGGGCATGCCGATCCGATTGGCTCCAGGCACGGGCGTGTTGATCGGTGCCCTGGTGCTGGGGGCGGATGGCTCCTTGGGGGTCTACACCAAGCAGCATCTGCATCCCGGCGAAGAGGTGGCATTCATTGCGGGACAGGGCGGTGCAGCGTTGGCGTGGGGAGACGATCGGATTGCGCTGGCGGTGTGCGCAGATTTCTCCCACTCCAGTCATCCGCGCAATGCCGCGCAATCGGGAGCAAACGTGTATGCCGCCGGCGTGTTGATCAGCGAGGCTGGCTATGCTGCCGATACCACTCTGTTGCAGGGGTACGCGGCTGAGCACCGTATGCTGGTAGTGATGGCCAACCATGGGGGCCCAACGGGCGGCTGGACCTCTGCCGGGCAAAGTGCCATCTGGGCTGCCGATGGCCTGGTTGCTGCGGCGTCCGGCACTGGCGAAGCACTGGTCATTGCGCGTCGCGAGGCTGGGCGCTGGACCGGACGGCAGGTGGCGATCTGA
- the pgsA gene encoding CDP-diacylglycerol--glycerol-3-phosphate 3-phosphatidyltransferase, which produces MNIPNLITVLRVLLIPIFILLFYLPYEWSYMASSSVFAFAAATDWLDGYLARRLEQSTPFGAFLDPVADKLMVAVALVLLVQEHGNLWLTLPAAVIIGREIVVSALREWMAEIGARAHVAVSNMGKWKTAAQMLALVILLANPSDFTFWVLLGYALLLIAAGLTLWSMLQYLRAAWPHLRTTVEKK; this is translated from the coding sequence ATGAATATCCCTAATCTGATCACCGTTCTACGCGTTCTCCTTATTCCGATTTTCATTCTGTTGTTCTATTTGCCGTACGAGTGGAGCTATATGGCCTCCAGTTCGGTATTTGCTTTTGCTGCCGCAACCGACTGGCTTGATGGCTACCTGGCTCGCCGCCTGGAACAGAGCACGCCGTTCGGCGCATTCCTCGACCCGGTGGCCGACAAATTGATGGTCGCCGTGGCCTTGGTCCTTCTGGTACAGGAGCACGGTAACCTGTGGTTGACCTTGCCGGCTGCCGTAATCATCGGGCGCGAGATCGTTGTCTCGGCCCTGCGCGAATGGATGGCCGAAATTGGTGCCCGTGCCCATGTGGCTGTTTCGAACATGGGCAAATGGAAAACCGCCGCGCAGATGCTTGCACTGGTGATCCTGCTGGCCAACCCGTCGGATTTCACCTTCTGGGTGCTGCTGGGCTATGCCTTGCTCCTGATCGCCGCTGGCCTGACGTTGTGGTCCATGCTCCAGTATTTACGCGCTGCCTGGCCGCATCTGCGTACCACCGTTGAAAAGAAATAA
- the uvrC gene encoding excinuclease ABC subunit UvrC, which yields MTTPFDPSAFLSTCSGRPGVYRMFDSEARLLYVGKAKNLKNRLASYFRKSGLAPKTAALVARIAQVETTITANETEALLLEQTLIKEWRPPYNILLRDDKSYPYVFLSDGNFPRLSIHRGAKKQKGKYFGPYPSAGAIRESLSLLQKTFFVRQCEDSFYKNRTRPCLQYQIKRCKAPCVGLVEPAEYAEDVRHSVMFLEGRSNALTDELSGAMEQAASTLDFERAAELRDQISLLRRVQDQQSMEGGTGDVDVVAAFVNPGGACVHLISVRGGRVLGSKNFFPQTGIDEEVAEVMAAFLGQYYVSSPERDLPSELIVNVVHEDFPTLIEAIHELRGRELDISHRVRGTRARWQQLAVTNAEQALGARLANRQHVAARFEALAEVLNLDEPPQRLECYDISHSSGEATVASCVVFGPEGPIKSDYRRYNIEGVTAGDDYAAMHQALTRRFSKLKDGEGKLPDILLVDGGKGQLSMARDVLNELAVPDLILLGVAKGTTRKAGFETLYLNDAAHEFTLKGDSPALHLIQQIRDEAHRFAITGHRARRGKTRRTSTLEGVAGVGPTRRRDLLKHFGGLQELSRASIDEIAKAPGISKKLAELIYANLHSE from the coding sequence ATGACCACACCGTTTGATCCAAGTGCCTTCCTCTCAACCTGCAGTGGTCGCCCCGGCGTGTACCGCATGTTCGACAGCGAGGCACGCCTGCTCTATGTCGGCAAAGCCAAGAACCTGAAAAACCGCCTGGCGAGCTACTTTCGCAAGAGCGGCCTGGCGCCCAAGACGGCCGCCCTGGTGGCGCGCATCGCCCAGGTCGAGACGACCATCACGGCCAATGAAACCGAAGCGCTGCTGCTGGAACAGACGCTGATCAAGGAGTGGCGGCCGCCTTACAACATCCTGCTGCGCGACGATAAATCCTACCCCTACGTGTTTTTATCCGACGGTAACTTCCCACGCTTGAGCATTCATCGTGGCGCGAAGAAGCAGAAGGGCAAGTACTTCGGCCCTTACCCCAGCGCCGGCGCCATCCGCGAAAGCCTGAGCCTGCTGCAGAAGACCTTTTTCGTGCGCCAGTGCGAAGACAGCTTCTACAAGAACCGTACGCGGCCGTGCCTGCAATACCAGATCAAACGCTGCAAGGCGCCCTGTGTGGGTCTGGTGGAGCCGGCGGAGTACGCCGAAGATGTACGTCACTCGGTGATGTTCCTCGAAGGTCGCAGCAATGCCCTGACCGATGAACTGTCCGGTGCCATGGAGCAGGCAGCCAGCACCCTGGATTTCGAGCGCGCTGCCGAGCTGCGTGACCAGATCTCCCTGTTGCGCCGTGTGCAGGACCAGCAAAGCATGGAGGGCGGCACCGGCGACGTCGACGTGGTCGCGGCTTTCGTCAACCCGGGCGGCGCCTGTGTGCACCTGATCAGCGTGCGTGGCGGGCGGGTGCTGGGCAGCAAGAACTTCTTCCCGCAGACCGGTATCGACGAGGAGGTGGCCGAAGTCATGGCCGCCTTCCTTGGCCAGTACTACGTCAGCAGCCCCGAGCGCGACTTGCCGTCCGAATTGATCGTCAACGTGGTGCATGAAGATTTCCCCACATTGATCGAGGCGATCCACGAACTGCGTGGTCGCGAGCTGGACATCAGCCACCGCGTGCGCGGCACCCGTGCCCGCTGGCAGCAACTGGCCGTGACCAATGCCGAGCAGGCCCTGGGGGCACGTCTGGCCAATCGACAGCACGTGGCCGCACGCTTCGAGGCCCTGGCCGAAGTCCTCAACCTGGACGAGCCACCCCAGCGCCTGGAGTGCTATGACATCAGCCACTCCAGCGGCGAGGCGACGGTGGCCTCGTGCGTGGTATTCGGGCCGGAGGGGCCGATCAAGTCCGATTATCGGCGCTATAACATCGAAGGCGTCACCGCTGGCGACGACTACGCCGCGATGCACCAGGCCCTCACGCGCCGCTTCAGCAAGTTGAAGGACGGGGAGGGCAAACTGCCCGATATCCTGCTGGTCGATGGCGGCAAGGGCCAGTTGTCCATGGCCCGTGACGTGCTTAACGAACTGGCGGTGCCTGACCTGATCCTGCTCGGCGTGGCCAAGGGGACCACGCGCAAGGCTGGTTTCGAGACGTTGTACTTGAATGATGCCGCCCATGAGTTCACCTTGAAGGGCGACTCCCCCGCGCTGCACCTGATCCAACAGATCCGCGACGAGGCGCATCGTTTCGCCATTACCGGCCATCGTGCCCGTCGCGGTAAAACCCGGCGAACTTCAACGCTGGAAGGGGTTGCCGGGGTTGGCCCGACACGCCGACGCGATCTGCTTAAACATTTTGGTGGCTTGCAGGAGCTATCCCGTGCCAGCATTGACGAAATTGCCAAAGCTCCCGGTATCAGTAAAAAGCTCGCTGAGTTGATTTATGCCAATCTGCACAGCGAATAG